The following coding sequences are from one Streptomyces venezuelae window:
- the rsgA gene encoding ribosome small subunit-dependent GTPase A, protein MSFSSVSPFSSAAASHPLAPYGWDADWEAEFAPYAAQGLVPGRVARVDRGQCDVITADGTVRADTEFVTPRDPLKVVCTGDWVAVDADGADPRYVQTYLPRRTSFVRSTSSKRSEGQILAANVDHSIIAVSLAAELDLARIERFLALGWESGGQPVVVLTKADLVPDAATLGHLVEDVETAAPGVQVLPVSATSGDGVDVLAAVVAGGTSVLLGQSGAGKSTLANALAGADVMEVQAIRDVDGKGRHTTTTRNLIPLPGGGVLIDTPGLRGVGLWDAESGVGQVFSEIEELAARCRFHDCAHGAEPGCAVLEAVESGVLSERRLDSYRKLIRENQRIVAKTDVRARAEMRRQWRLRGAEGRAALDIKRGRLR, encoded by the coding sequence TTGTCTTTCTCCTCTGTTTCACCGTTCTCCTCGGCTGCCGCCTCGCATCCCCTCGCCCCGTACGGCTGGGACGCCGACTGGGAAGCCGAGTTCGCGCCCTACGCGGCGCAAGGTCTCGTGCCGGGGCGCGTCGCCCGGGTGGACCGCGGGCAGTGCGACGTCATCACCGCCGACGGCACCGTGCGCGCCGACACCGAGTTCGTCACCCCGCGCGACCCGCTGAAGGTCGTGTGCACCGGCGACTGGGTCGCCGTGGACGCGGACGGCGCCGACCCCAGGTACGTACAGACGTACCTGCCGCGGCGGACCTCCTTCGTGCGCTCCACCTCCTCCAAGCGGTCCGAGGGGCAGATCCTCGCGGCCAACGTCGACCATTCGATCATCGCCGTGTCGCTCGCCGCGGAGCTCGACCTCGCGCGCATCGAACGGTTCCTCGCCCTCGGCTGGGAGTCCGGCGGGCAGCCGGTCGTCGTCCTCACCAAGGCCGACCTCGTGCCGGACGCCGCGACGCTCGGCCACCTCGTCGAGGACGTGGAGACCGCCGCGCCCGGCGTGCAGGTGCTGCCCGTCAGCGCCACGTCCGGGGACGGCGTCGACGTCCTCGCCGCGGTCGTCGCCGGCGGTACGTCGGTGCTGCTCGGGCAGTCCGGCGCCGGCAAGTCGACGCTCGCCAACGCACTCGCCGGGGCCGACGTCATGGAGGTCCAGGCCATCCGCGACGTCGACGGCAAGGGCAGGCACACGACGACCACCCGCAACCTCATCCCCCTCCCCGGGGGCGGGGTTCTCATCGATACGCCCGGACTGCGCGGAGTGGGCCTGTGGGACGCCGAGAGCGGCGTCGGGCAGGTGTTCTCCGAGATCGAGGAGCTGGCGGCGCGGTGCCGGTTCCACGACTGCGCCCACGGGGCGGAGCCGGGGTGTGCCGTGCTCGAAGCGGTCGAGTCCGGCGTCCTTTCCGAACGCCGCCTCGACAGCTACCGCAAGCTGATCCGCGAGAACCAGCGCATCGTCGCCAAGACGGACGTGCGGGCCCGCGCGGAGATGCGGAGGCAGTGGCGGTTGCGGGGGGCGGAGGGGCGCGCGGCGCTCGACATCAAGCGGGGGCGCCTGCGCTGA
- a CDS encoding DNA-3-methyladenine glycosylase 2 family protein codes for MSESRQPSLSPPPHNGGVIDEETRYEAVRSRDARFDGAFFFAVRTTGIYCRPSCPAVTPKRQNVRFYTTAAAAQTSGFRACRRCRPDAVPGSADWNVRADVVGRAMRMIGDGVVDREGVPGLAVRLGYSARQVQRQLTAELGAGPVALARAQRAHTARVLLQTTDLPVTEIAFAAGFASVRQFNDTIRTVYALTPTALRAAAPRRGAARATPAAGIPLRLAHRGPYRADAVFDLLAAEAVTGIEEVTGERGARTYRRTLRLPVGTGIVAVEETHHDATTGTGAGSSGEALHRGGWLDARLHLTDLRDLTTAVQRLRRLFDLDADPYAVDERLGADPRLAPLVAARPGLRSPGTADPDEFAVRALVGREGAGRLVREYGTVLDAACGGLTHTFPAPAALAAVPGTVGALAGALADGSLRLDAGADRDDAEAALRALGVDARTAAVIRMRALGDPDVALPGGPERALDAWRPWRSYALRHLALGGGA; via the coding sequence ATGTCCGAATCCCGCCAGCCGTCGCTCTCCCCTCCACCCCACAATGGAGGCGTGATCGATGAAGAGACCAGGTACGAAGCCGTGCGCAGCCGGGACGCCCGGTTCGACGGGGCGTTCTTCTTCGCTGTTCGGACCACCGGGATCTACTGCCGTCCCAGCTGCCCCGCCGTCACCCCGAAGCGTCAGAACGTCCGCTTCTACACCACCGCTGCCGCCGCCCAGACCTCCGGTTTCCGTGCCTGTCGGCGGTGCAGGCCGGACGCCGTCCCCGGGTCCGCCGACTGGAACGTGCGCGCCGACGTCGTAGGACGCGCCATGCGCATGATCGGGGACGGTGTCGTCGACCGTGAGGGCGTACCGGGGCTCGCCGTGCGGCTGGGGTACAGCGCCCGGCAGGTGCAGCGTCAGCTCACCGCCGAGCTGGGCGCGGGCCCCGTCGCCCTCGCGCGAGCGCAACGCGCGCACACCGCCCGCGTACTGCTGCAGACCACGGACCTGCCCGTCACCGAGATCGCCTTCGCCGCCGGGTTCGCCAGCGTGCGGCAGTTCAACGACACGATCAGGACGGTGTACGCGCTGACGCCCACCGCCCTGCGCGCCGCCGCGCCCCGCCGCGGTGCCGCCCGCGCCACCCCCGCCGCCGGCATCCCGCTCCGCCTCGCCCACCGCGGCCCGTACCGTGCCGACGCCGTCTTCGACCTGCTCGCCGCGGAGGCCGTCACCGGCATCGAGGAAGTCACCGGCGAACGGGGCGCCCGCACCTACCGGCGTACGCTCCGGCTGCCGGTCGGCACCGGCATCGTCGCCGTCGAGGAGACACACCACGACGCGACGACCGGCACCGGCGCCGGGTCGTCCGGTGAGGCCCTGCACCGGGGCGGCTGGCTCGACGCCCGGCTGCACCTCACCGACCTGCGCGACCTCACCACGGCCGTGCAGCGCCTGCGCCGCCTGTTCGACCTGGACGCCGACCCGTACGCCGTGGACGAGCGGCTCGGCGCCGACCCCCGGCTCGCACCGCTCGTCGCCGCCAGACCCGGGCTGCGGTCGCCGGGCACCGCCGACCCCGACGAGTTCGCGGTGCGTGCGCTGGTGGGGAGGGAGGGTGCGGGGCGTCTCGTACGGGAGTACGGCACCGTGCTCGACGCCGCGTGCGGCGGGCTCACCCACACGTTTCCCGCCCCGGCGGCTCTCGCCGCCGTGCCGGGTACGGTCGGCGCGCTGGCCGGGGCGCTCGCCGACGGCTCCCTGCGCCTGGACGCGGGCGCGGACCGCGACGACGCGGAGGCCGCGCTGCGGGCCCTGGGGGTCGACGCGCGGACGGCCGCGGTCATCCGGATGCGGGCACTCGGCGACCCGGACGTGGCTCTGCCCGGCGGCCCGGAGCGGGCTCTCGACGCGTGGCGCCCGTGGCGGTCCTACGCGCTGCGTCACCTCGCCCTGGGCGGCGGCGCATAA
- a CDS encoding DUF456 domain-containing protein: MGAWELLLVGVVMLLGLCGVLVPGVPGAWLVWAAVLWWTLQDPNGLAWGVLVGATLVLLAAQAVRWQLPPRRLRESGATRRMAVFAGAGALLGFCVLPVIGALPGFIAGIYAGERLRLGGHGEALTATRTAMRRGGSSVLTELFACLLIVGAWLGVLIWG, encoded by the coding sequence ATGGGAGCGTGGGAACTCCTGCTGGTCGGCGTGGTCATGTTGCTCGGCCTGTGCGGAGTCTTGGTGCCCGGCGTGCCGGGGGCGTGGCTGGTGTGGGCCGCCGTCCTCTGGTGGACGCTGCAGGACCCGAACGGCCTCGCCTGGGGCGTCCTCGTCGGCGCGACGCTCGTCCTCCTCGCGGCGCAGGCCGTCCGCTGGCAGCTGCCGCCGCGCCGCCTGCGCGAGAGCGGCGCGACGCGCCGCATGGCGGTCTTCGCCGGAGCGGGCGCGCTGCTCGGCTTCTGCGTCCTGCCGGTGATCGGCGCGCTCCCGGGCTTCATCGCCGGAATCTACGCCGGCGAACGCCTGCGTCTGGGCGGCCATGGCGAGGCCCTGACGGCGACCCGCACGGCCATGCGCAGGGGCGGAAGCAGCGTCCTGACGGAACTGTTCGCCTGCCTGCTGATTGTGGGGGCGTGGTTGGGGGTGCTGATCTGGGGGTGA
- a CDS encoding helix-turn-helix transcriptional regulator produces MLAAIGLDETHESAYRALVSVGAADVADLARRLTLGEPETERTLRRLERHGLAAQASGRAGRWVAAPPGVALGALLAQQRHELEKAELAATLLAEEYRAQATEPTVHDLVEVVTGAAAVTQRFLQLQLGASDEVCALVTGSPVAITGTENSAEEQAAGRGVRYRVVVERAVLDLPTGLTELSAAIGRDEQVRVVDRVPTKLVIADGTLAMVPLTSRTAEPAALVVHASGLLESLSGLFEAVWREALPLRIGESGGALTEDAPEGPDGTDLEILSLLLAGLTDASVAKQLDLGLRTVQRRVKRLMELTGVTTRLQLGWHAYERDWVARRPQPAGRPPGRRTSHQA; encoded by the coding sequence ATGCTGGCTGCGATAGGTCTGGACGAGACACACGAGTCGGCGTACCGGGCGCTGGTGTCGGTGGGCGCCGCCGACGTCGCGGATCTCGCGCGCAGGCTCACTCTCGGCGAGCCGGAGACCGAGCGGACGCTGCGCCGCCTGGAGCGGCACGGGCTCGCCGCGCAGGCGTCGGGCAGGGCGGGCCGTTGGGTGGCGGCGCCGCCGGGTGTGGCGCTCGGCGCGCTCCTCGCCCAGCAGCGGCACGAACTGGAGAAGGCGGAGCTGGCGGCGACGCTCCTCGCGGAGGAGTACCGCGCGCAGGCCACCGAGCCGACCGTCCACGACCTGGTCGAGGTGGTGACCGGCGCGGCCGCGGTCACCCAGCGGTTCCTCCAGCTCCAGCTGGGGGCGAGTGACGAGGTGTGCGCCCTGGTCACCGGCAGCCCCGTCGCCATCACCGGCACGGAGAACAGTGCCGAGGAGCAGGCGGCGGGCCGCGGTGTGCGCTACCGCGTCGTGGTCGAGCGCGCGGTCCTCGACCTGCCGACGGGCCTCACGGAACTCTCGGCCGCGATCGGCCGCGACGAACAGGTACGGGTGGTGGACCGCGTCCCCACGAAACTCGTGATCGCCGACGGCACCCTCGCGATGGTGCCGCTGACCTCCCGCACGGCGGAGCCCGCGGCGCTCGTGGTGCACGCCAGCGGCCTGCTGGAGTCGCTGTCGGGCCTCTTCGAGGCGGTGTGGCGGGAGGCGTTGCCGCTGCGCATCGGCGAGAGCGGCGGCGCCCTGACCGAGGACGCGCCGGAGGGCCCGGACGGCACGGACCTGGAGATCCTGTCCCTGCTGCTCGCCGGTCTGACGGACGCGAGCGTCGCGAAACAGCTGGACCTGGGTCTGCGGACGGTGCAGCGCCGGGTGAAACGGCTGATGGAGCTGACGGGGGTGACCACGCGGTTGCAGCTGGGCTGGCACGCGTACGAACGGGACTGGGTGGCACGTCGACCGCAGCCCGCGGGCCGCCCGCCGGGGCGGAGGACCTCGCACCAGGCCTGA
- a CDS encoding S8 family peptidase: MRPISRTALGAASAVALAVTAAVPSVAEPRADTADTRPLVGSAPQRDGGSVVTLVTGDRVLVRTDGKNGAGASALPAEDGTTPLVQTRQSGKDLYVYPEGAVHAIAEGLVDEELFNVTGLVRQGYDDAHSQKLPLIAVYDKSVDVARAVPATPRGAERGPVLEPVDGVALKADKKKAADFWAEITNTRSRAAGDLKKLWLDAKVEATLERSTKQVHAPEAWAAGYDGKGTKVAVLDTGADARHPDLAGRIGATKNFTGSPDDEDRQGHGTHTTSTVGGSGAASGGRKKGVAPGATLLHGKVLDDSGSGATSWIIEGMQWAVDQKADVVSMSLGNPARTDCTDPMSTATEELARSAKDTLFVVAAGNTGPSLDSVSSPGCAPGVLTVGAVDRDDTTASFSSRGPAYGSHTLKPEIAAPGVGISAAAADGRGVHAYRSMSGTSMATPHVAGAAALVKQRHPDWSAARIKAALVSSADSRVPGDARETGGGRLDAKAAVGQKVLGSPAVQGGGFGWPQDSSDRTTVDVPYTNTTDRKVELRLSVDRVTGNDGSSVRSGVARLGKRAVTVPAGATVRVPLKINPDAELKRAQYGDVTGRVLATADGGTRVSTPFSLYVQPETVSLRVKLIDRHGEPADGASSVDLIGTDTATGERRFNEGANDQTYQVRPGSYFLTGFIDTRDAEGGNQKLTDSLTHIARPQVEVKKDTTITLDAREAHRLTVRTDRASEVRGATLAFARTWGKDNWLHAGTAAGPRTVRSYYQSVEGKPADGTFESGSYWRAAAPQISGLAVMDGEKPGKELHPLTASLGSANLDGTGKAAVVDARSGTAQELQAAGVKGRIALVEAPDSGDVAAVAAEAKKAGAVAVLAHRAAPGRWYPSAGFTGSPLPVLGIEPDEAAYVQSRLASGTVELKWKATANSPYVYNLAFPETGQIRDDRAYRVRDKDLAANQATYRAMGQATDYVDLPSAVRPTGLEIYFGNLASVPAPGKRTEYYSAGTTGWGHQVSSSFPYGEFMIDPVRTYEKGERREETWYDGVLTPGAPRDAAGGPALAGERQGNLIGVAPGFWADAEHGGIQGSFGDIGSVRLERDGEVVGESGWPYGVFDVPAEDAAYELTLSTMKLGSRVWHRSTSTETTWSFRSRLDESAASQGIPMLFPRYGLPEDGLKTLPAKDGQRIELGVTGHAGYEPGALTDAQLSYSYDEGRTWTAAKTAEHDGKWSATVNHAGASGKPVRLKTRLTDAHGNSVTQTVARAYDVR; this comes from the coding sequence ATGCGCCCGATATCGCGTACGGCCTTGGGGGCGGCGTCCGCCGTCGCCCTCGCCGTCACCGCGGCCGTCCCGTCCGTGGCCGAGCCACGCGCGGACACGGCGGACACGAGGCCACTGGTGGGCAGCGCCCCCCAGCGCGACGGCGGCTCCGTCGTCACCCTCGTCACCGGCGACCGCGTCCTGGTCAGGACCGACGGCAAGAACGGGGCGGGAGCCTCCGCACTGCCCGCCGAGGACGGCACGACACCGCTGGTCCAGACCCGGCAGTCCGGCAAGGACCTGTACGTCTATCCCGAAGGCGCCGTCCACGCCATCGCCGAGGGCCTCGTCGACGAGGAGCTCTTCAACGTCACCGGGCTCGTCCGGCAGGGCTACGACGACGCGCACTCCCAAAAGCTGCCGCTCATCGCCGTGTACGACAAGTCCGTCGACGTCGCCCGCGCGGTGCCCGCCACCCCGCGCGGCGCCGAGCGCGGCCCCGTCCTCGAACCCGTCGACGGCGTCGCCCTGAAGGCCGACAAAAAGAAGGCCGCCGACTTCTGGGCGGAGATCACCAACACCCGCTCCCGTGCCGCGGGCGACCTGAAGAAGCTCTGGCTCGACGCCAAGGTCGAGGCCACCCTCGAACGCTCCACCAAGCAGGTGCACGCCCCCGAGGCCTGGGCCGCCGGATACGACGGCAAGGGCACCAAGGTCGCCGTCCTCGACACCGGCGCCGACGCCCGCCACCCCGACCTCGCGGGCCGCATCGGCGCGACGAAGAACTTCACCGGCTCCCCGGACGACGAGGACCGGCAGGGCCACGGCACCCACACCACGTCCACCGTCGGCGGCTCCGGCGCGGCGAGCGGCGGCAGGAAGAAAGGCGTCGCGCCCGGCGCCACGCTGCTGCACGGCAAGGTCCTCGACGACAGCGGGTCCGGCGCCACGTCCTGGATCATCGAGGGCATGCAGTGGGCCGTCGACCAGAAGGCCGACGTCGTCTCGATGAGTCTCGGCAACCCGGCGCGGACCGACTGCACCGACCCGATGTCCACGGCGACCGAGGAGCTCGCGCGGTCCGCGAAGGACACCCTCTTCGTCGTCGCCGCCGGCAACACAGGACCCTCCCTCGACTCCGTGTCCTCGCCCGGCTGCGCACCCGGCGTCCTGACCGTCGGCGCCGTCGACCGCGACGACACCACCGCCTCCTTCTCCAGCCGCGGCCCGGCGTACGGCTCACACACCCTCAAGCCGGAGATCGCCGCGCCCGGTGTCGGCATCTCCGCCGCGGCCGCGGACGGCAGGGGCGTGCACGCGTACCGGTCCATGAGCGGTACGTCGATGGCGACCCCGCACGTCGCGGGCGCCGCCGCCCTGGTCAAGCAGCGCCACCCCGACTGGAGCGCCGCGCGGATCAAGGCGGCCCTCGTGTCGTCCGCCGACAGCCGCGTGCCCGGCGACGCGCGCGAGACCGGCGGCGGGCGCCTCGACGCCAAGGCCGCCGTCGGCCAGAAGGTGCTCGGTTCGCCGGCCGTGCAGGGCGGTGGCTTCGGCTGGCCGCAGGACTCCTCCGACCGCACCACCGTCGACGTGCCCTACACCAACACCACGGATAGGAAAGTGGAGTTGAGGCTGTCGGTGGACCGTGTCACCGGCAACGACGGCTCCTCCGTCCGCTCCGGTGTGGCGCGGCTCGGCAAGCGCGCCGTGACCGTCCCGGCCGGTGCCACCGTGCGGGTACCGCTGAAGATCAACCCTGACGCGGAGCTCAAGCGCGCCCAGTACGGCGACGTCACGGGACGCGTCCTCGCCACGGCCGACGGCGGCACCCGCGTCTCCACGCCCTTCTCCCTCTACGTCCAGCCGGAGACCGTCAGCCTCCGCGTGAAACTGATCGACCGCCATGGCGAGCCTGCTGACGGCGCGTCATCCGTCGACCTCATCGGCACCGACACCGCCACCGGCGAGCGGCGCTTCAACGAGGGCGCGAACGACCAGACATACCAAGTCCGGCCCGGCTCCTACTTCCTGACCGGGTTCATCGACACGCGGGACGCCGAGGGCGGCAACCAGAAGCTCACGGACTCCCTCACCCATATCGCCCGCCCGCAGGTCGAGGTGAAGAAGGACACCACGATCACGCTCGACGCCCGCGAGGCGCACCGCCTCACCGTCAGGACGGACAGGGCGTCCGAAGTGCGCGGCGCCACCCTCGCGTTCGCCCGCACCTGGGGCAAGGACAACTGGCTGCACGCGGGCACGGCCGCGGGACCGCGCACCGTCCGCTCCTACTACCAGTCCGTGGAGGGCAAACCGGCCGACGGCACTTTCGAGTCCGGCAGCTACTGGCGTGCTGCGGCACCCCAGATCTCCGGACTCGCAGTCATGGACGGCGAGAAGCCGGGCAAGGAGCTGCACCCCCTGACCGCGTCCCTCGGCTCCGCCAACCTCGACGGCACGGGGAAGGCCGCCGTCGTCGACGCGCGGTCCGGCACCGCGCAGGAGCTCCAGGCCGCGGGCGTCAAGGGCAGGATCGCGCTGGTCGAGGCACCCGACAGCGGCGACGTGGCGGCCGTGGCCGCCGAGGCGAAAAAGGCCGGCGCGGTCGCCGTCCTCGCCCACCGCGCGGCACCCGGCCGCTGGTATCCGTCCGCCGGATTCACCGGCTCCCCGCTGCCGGTCCTCGGCATCGAACCGGACGAGGCGGCGTACGTGCAGTCCCGACTGGCTTCAGGCACCGTCGAGTTGAAGTGGAAGGCCACGGCGAACAGCCCCTACGTCTACAACCTCGCGTTCCCCGAGACCGGTCAGATCCGCGACGACCGCGCCTACCGCGTGCGGGACAAGGACCTCGCCGCGAATCAGGCGACGTACCGGGCCATGGGCCAGGCCACGGACTACGTGGACCTGCCCTCGGCGGTCCGCCCCACCGGCCTGGAGATCTACTTCGGCAACCTCGCGTCCGTTCCCGCGCCCGGCAAGCGCACCGAGTACTACTCGGCGGGCACGACCGGCTGGGGCCACCAGGTGTCCAGCAGCTTCCCGTACGGCGAGTTCATGATCGACCCGGTGCGTACGTACGAGAAGGGCGAGCGCCGCGAGGAGACCTGGTACGACGGGGTCCTCACGCCCGGCGCGCCCCGCGACGCCGCGGGCGGGCCCGCGCTCGCCGGTGAGCGGCAGGGGAACCTGATCGGGGTGGCCCCGGGCTTCTGGGCCGATGCCGAACACGGCGGGATCCAGGGCAGCTTCGGTGACATCGGGTCGGTGCGGCTGGAGCGGGACGGGGAGGTCGTGGGGGAGTCCGGCTGGCCGTACGGGGTGTTCGACGTCCCGGCGGAGGACGCCGCGTACGAACTGACCCTCTCCACGATGAAGCTCGGCTCACGCGTGTGGCACCGGTCCACGTCGACGGAGACGACGTGGTCGTTCCGCTCCCGTCTCGACGAGAGCGCGGCCTCCCAGGGCATCCCGATGCTCTTCCCTCGGTATGGCCTCCCCGAGGACGGGCTCAAAACTCTCCCCGCGAAGGACGGACAGCGGATTGAACTCGGCGTGACGGGGCACGCGGGTTACGAGCCCGGCGCGCTCACCGACGCGCAGCTGTCGTACTCGTACGACGAGGGCCGGACGTGGACGGCGGCGAAGACCGCGGAACACGACGGTAAGTGGAGCGCGACCGTGAACCACGCGGGCGCCTCCGGCAAGCCGGTCCGGCTCAAAACCCGACTGACGGACGCCCACGGCAACTCCGTCACACAGACCGTGGCTCGCGCCTACGACGTGCGCTAG
- a CDS encoding protein phosphatase 2C domain-containing protein yields the protein MSQQGDRPSGRDDDWWGQLYDDAAPDTGPSPAPDTVDDRFASASNALQAPFPTQRPPTDPADADDPPLRPPAPGSDDAPPDRATRPVPPAPAPGPRGGNAPIAMPGPAHPSPERPVPSGPAASLRPRGDEAPPDAAGQPEPAGPSAAPGPGGGDASGGAADSSHEPFAARPPAGRPEPAAPPAPEDPAAPRAPRTPPAFTAPPPWAPPTAPAGPSTFPAGERGAAGGYSVASTEEPRAGAPASRPPDARGTSAAHGASPRPADDGVLYVGDGPPTYEAEPSALPAADPDDLGDLVADTVLDGARYGASTLRAASVRGDSARYRGEPRRDALLTARFGSGEDALVLVATATGARATPGAHRAAAEACDWIGRAVGRSHARLAEDIRAARRGDLKAGLHRLTDRSLGKLRAHAADLGLEPDEYAASLRCLLLPADPRCRTRVFFGVGAGGLFRLRDGAWQDIEPRVADATGEAVVGFGSPPPPPPSPDTAQEGDRLTMALGITTPPSPYEPAPEPPRDPFRFRASIARPGDTLVLCSEGLAEPLRGEPELAEHLIRRWEKGGPPGLTAFLADIQVRVKGYADDRTAAAVWEA from the coding sequence ATGAGCCAGCAGGGGGACAGGCCCAGCGGTCGCGACGACGACTGGTGGGGACAGCTGTACGACGACGCCGCGCCGGACACGGGCCCGTCTCCGGCACCGGACACCGTGGACGACAGGTTCGCCTCGGCCTCGAACGCACTCCAGGCCCCCTTCCCGACGCAGCGCCCGCCCACGGACCCCGCCGACGCCGACGACCCCCCACTCCGGCCACCCGCCCCGGGCAGCGACGACGCACCGCCCGACAGGGCCACCAGGCCGGTCCCTCCCGCCCCCGCCCCCGGCCCTCGCGGCGGCAACGCGCCAATCGCCATGCCGGGGCCGGCCCACCCCTCGCCCGAGCGGCCGGTGCCTTCGGGCCCAGCTGCCTCGCTGCGCCCGCGCGGCGACGAGGCACCGCCCGACGCGGCCGGTCAGCCCGAGCCTGCCGGGCCCTCCGCCGCCCCCGGCCCCGGTGGGGGCGACGCCTCGGGCGGCGCGGCGGATTCGTCGCACGAACCGTTCGCCGCCCGCCCCCCGGCCGGTCGGCCGGAACCCGCCGCGCCTCCTGCCCCCGAAGACCCCGCCGCGCCCCGCGCCCCGCGCACCCCGCCCGCCTTCACCGCCCCGCCGCCATGGGCGCCGCCCACCGCGCCCGCCGGACCGTCGACGTTCCCGGCCGGCGAGCGCGGCGCGGCGGGCGGGTACTCCGTGGCGTCCACGGAAGAGCCTCGCGCCGGTGCGCCCGCTTCACGTCCGCCCGACGCCCGGGGCACGTCCGCCGCCCACGGCGCGTCTCCGCGACCGGCCGACGACGGGGTCCTCTACGTAGGGGACGGGCCGCCCACCTACGAAGCCGAGCCCAGTGCCCTGCCCGCCGCTGATCCCGATGACCTCGGGGACCTCGTCGCCGACACCGTGTTGGACGGGGCGCGGTACGGGGCCAGTACGCTGCGGGCCGCCTCCGTGCGCGGGGACTCCGCCCGGTACCGGGGCGAGCCGCGCCGTGACGCGCTGCTCACCGCCCGTTTCGGGAGCGGGGAGGACGCCCTCGTGCTCGTCGCCACGGCCACCGGCGCCCGAGCCACCCCCGGCGCACACCGCGCCGCCGCCGAGGCGTGCGACTGGATCGGGCGGGCCGTCGGGCGCAGTCACGCGCGGCTCGCCGAGGACATCAGGGCCGCCCGGCGCGGCGACCTGAAGGCGGGGCTGCACCGCCTCACGGACCGCAGCCTCGGCAAGCTCCGCGCGCACGCCGCGGACCTCGGCCTGGAGCCGGACGAGTACGCCGCGTCCCTGCGGTGTCTGCTGCTGCCCGCCGACCCCCGGTGCCGTACGCGCGTCTTCTTCGGCGTCGGCGCGGGCGGCCTCTTCCGGCTGCGCGACGGCGCGTGGCAGGACATCGAGCCGAGGGTCGCGGACGCCACCGGCGAAGCCGTCGTCGGGTTCGGATCGCCGCCCCCGCCCCCGCCCTCGCCGGACACGGCGCAGGAGGGTGATCGGCTCACCATGGCTCTCGGGATCACCACGCCCCCGAGCCCGTACGAACCCGCCCCCGAGCCGCCCCGCGACCCCTTCCGTTTCCGCGCCTCCATCGCCCGCCCGGGTGACACGCTCGTCCTGTGCAGCGAAGGCCTCGCCGAGCCGCTGCGCGGCGAGCCCGAACTCGCCGAACACCTCATCCGCAGATGGGAGAAGGGCGGCCCGCCGGGGCTCACTGCGTTCCTGGCCGACATCCAGGTCAGGGTCAAGGGGTACGCCGACGACCGGACGGCCGCCGCGGTCTGGGAGGCATGA